Genomic segment of Mastomys coucha isolate ucsf_1 unplaced genomic scaffold, UCSF_Mcou_1 pScaffold5, whole genome shotgun sequence:
GTCTGGAGTCTCTCTGCAAGGTGTGGGATGGGTCAGGTCAGGGCTAGGGACCCATGGACTCCAGCATCCCAGGAGAGGGCTGTTGAGTCACTTGGCTATGAAAGAGGGAACTTTGCACTTCTCTAGTTGAGACTCATGGCCCCAGATGAGTCATAGGAAATCTTCCCTGTGAAGGCAGAGCTCAGAGGATGTCTCTCTGCAGATCCTGCTAGGGGATGAGGCCGCCTTGTTGGAGCAGAAGGACCTTCTGAGCAACTGGTACCACTTCCTAGTGACCAGGCTGCTGTACTCTAACCCCACAGTGAAACCTATTGACCTGCACTTCTATGCCCAGGTGAGTGACAGTGGCTGGGGCTTCCTGGCTCCCGGATTCGTGGTGTGGCCTGCATGCAACGGGAAGGCTCTTTTCATTCAGTCCCTCGGGAAGGAACTCCTCTCTAGACTCCCCACTCAGCAGTCTTGCCCTTTCTCCCCCTCAAGTCTCTGCTTCCATCTTGACATTGACTAGGTCCCCTTTTCCACAGTCCAGCCTAGACATGTTTCTTGGAGGTGAGAGCAGTCCAGAACCACTAGACAACATCTTGATGGCGGCCTTTGAATTCGACATTCACCAAGTGATCAAAGAGTGCAGGTAGGACATCCttcatttttaacttcttttttttttttaaagatttatttgttacatgtaagtacattttagctgtcttcagacactccaaaagagggcatcagatcttgctacagatggttgtaagccaccatgtggttgctgggatttgaactcaggaccttcagaagagcagtcagtgctcttacccgctgagccatctcaccagccccattttaaCTTCTTTTGACATGGGCTCTCTATGTacctctgactgtcctagaacttcagtgtagaccaggcagaGCTCTaattctgcttgcttctgcctcctgtgttgggattaaaggtgtgcacaccacACCAGCTGCTTTGCCCTGGGGTTAAAGGGTCCAGCTCAGTCATTAAACACTGTAGCCATCTCATTCACTTCCACATGGCTTGTTCTTCTTAcacttttctttcactttctttcctggtttttgttACTTCTTATGTGTAGGGCTTGTTtttactggtttgtttttatatgagtgtgtgcgctctgtgtatgtgtggtggttaATGTGCACTGTGAAAGCCTCAGCTTTATTACTTTGACATTGACTTACTGAGCCAGGAGCTTGCTGTCTCGTTGGCTAGCAAGCTCTGGCATCTACTTTTGTCCATTCCTCAGCGTCCTGTGGGAAGCATCCACAGCTCCCCCTGGCTTATTTCCTGGTGTCATCCCTCATGCTTGCAGAACAAGCATCCTTATGCAccaaccatctccctagcctgtTCTGTGTTTTGGGGCTAGCTTGGTACTAATGACTGtggagcccaggttggccttgaaattgcaaaaaaaaaaaaaaaaaaaaaaaacctccaggAATTGTAGGTAGGCATCAGCTGCATGCCTTTTTAGCTGCTTGTTTTCTGTAGGTCTGCTCGTTCatacttatttttggttttttgagactgggtttctctgtgtagtaccggctgttctggaactcactctgtagaccaggctggcctcgaactcagaaatccgcctgcctctacctcccaagtgctgggactaaaggcgtgtgccaccactgcccggctcatactTATTTTTGaatagaaatttgttttcttactgtATAGATTGGAGTCTAAAGCGAAGGCTGGGAGACACATTTTCTCGTGATGGCTGTGCCTGCTTTAGTGATAGTACATTGTTGGTTTGTGAGACAGTCTCTTGGCATTGGTTAGCTGTGAAGGAGTTCACTGGGGAGCCAGGCAGGCCATTTCTGTTTACCATTTCTGTAACCATTCTGTAAACCATTTCTGTTTAACCCTTCCagtcttctttttgtgtgtgtgtgtttgtcttctttaaagatttattttgtatacagcattctgcctacATAATATGCCTCccagtcagaagagggcaccagatctcttatagatggttgtgagcccctatgtggttgctgagcattgaacttgggtcctctggaagagcagacagtgctcttaacctctgagccgtctctccagctaaAAGCATAGGATGTGAGGGCTTCCTACTCATCTCAGCCTTGGGATTCTGACCTTTTTGCCTTGGTGTCTGGATTTGCAGCATTGCCCTGAGCAACTGGTGGTTCGTAGCTCACCTCACAGACCTTTTGGATCACTGCAGACTCCTCCAGTCACACAATCTCTAGTAAGTTAGCTGGATGCACTGGCCCTTTCTTACATCATCAGGCTTTTGAGGGGTTGGCCAGTGGAACGGGAGCAGGTAGGTTGCGGTTGCCCCAGAGTGGACAGGCCTACAGCTCTGTGCTGTTTCTTCCCAGTTTTGGCTCTAACATGAGAGAGTTCCTGCTGCTGGAGTACGCCTCGGGACTGTTTGCCCATCACAGGTAGGAAGGCCACGGACGCTGCCCacctgtggatgccaggaagctTTCTTGTGCTGGTTCTGAGGGTTGAGCATCAGGAGGATGAGTGTCAGGTGGCAATACCCAGAGCCACAGGGCACCCCAGGTACCCTCTCCCCATCTGCATTCCTTCCACCTTAGCCTGTGGCAGCTGGGGGTGGACTACTTTGACTACTGCCCGGAACTAGGCCGAGTTTCCTTGGAGCTGCACATTGAGCGGATTCCTCTCAACACAGAGCAGAAAGCCTTGAAGGTGCTGAGGATTTGTGAGCAGCGGCAGATGACTGAACAAGGTGATAAGGCACTTCCCCCAGCCTGTCTTCTGGGCTGTCAGGCTGAGCAGTGCTTCCTCTGTGACAGCTAGCTTCTGCATACTGGAGAGACAGTGTGCAGTACATGCCATGACATCATCAGGGAGGGACAGAAGAGCTGGGGTTGgcttttaaaacaggaaaatcagGCCCTTTGACTTTGAGGTTCTCAGAGCCTGTGGTCAGAGCTGAGAGTCCTATGTAGGTGGGAGGTTGGACCAGTGGGGAAGCTTGGCAGGAGCAGGCAGCAACAGGAATAGGTTTGTACCCATCCTCCCACCACTGCTGAATGAGAATCACTTGCATACTTGAACTATTCTTAGAAGCCCATGGTcttcaagatttaaaaaaaggaagatgagATTTTTGTGGTCTTAGGACAGATAATGGTGGAACTATTAATGTGGAGTAAAACCAAGACACTTTTTGCCACCCAAGGACAAACACTCAGAAAGCCAGTCTAGTGAGTGGGTCATCTGCAgtatgagaaaaaggaaagacagaataaACTGATGTTTCTGGTTTTCTCACTTAGCTATTTGTTGAGTACTTTAGCCTGTCCCCACAGGGCTTTTCCCAGGAGGGATTATGAGGTGTAAGCCTTTGccttttgtcttttctcctgCAAAGTTGGAAGCATCTGTAAGATTTTGGCCATGAAGGCTGTTCGCAATAACCGCTTGGGCTCGGCCCTCTCTTGGAGCATCCGTGCTAAAGACGCCGCCTTTGCCACACTCGTGTCCGACAGGTAGGGGAACCTTGTGCTTGCCTAGAGCTTGAGGGGGGAGGGCCTAGTATTGCTGCTCTAACCTTTGGGTTGGGCCCTGCAGATTCCTCCGGGATTACTGTGAGAGAGGCTGCTTTTCTGACTTGGATCTCATTGACAATTTGGGGCCAGCCATGATGCTTAGTGATCGACTGACATTTCTGGGTGAGTCTCTCCATTCTTTCCCCTAGGTATACCAGACTGGACACCTGGGGAGATGAAAGACAGCTAGCCTTTGTATGTGTTAGCCTTTGCCTAGTTTGGTAACATTTTATTTCCCAATAATTCCAAAAGTACGGAAAGGAATAACATGAGAAAATGACACATTTTGTATATactttttcatattcattttgaagacagggtcacactgtgtacctctggctgccctggaaatcCCTATGTGGGCCAGGCTAGCCTCTCACACAGAGAACCTCCCCAAGGCTGGGGTTATGGGCCTGGGGAGAGTTTGGTATGCTTCCACTagagatttttttcattgtttgtgtGAGCTGGCAGTTCACTGCAGGGAGAGGCCTGGTGTttgcagaagacagaagagggtcCCATGGGACTGGATTTAGTCAGTTGTGAGCTGGCATGCGGGTGCTGGGCATTGAGTTCCTGTCTTCCGGCACTTTAACTGACCTCACAATCCACTGCATTACTGATAGCCTCCAGACTTAGTGCTCACAAAGATCTCTGAATcctacatttcatttatttgtgaatttGAGATTGTTCTAGAAACATTTCCAGGTATATGGAGTTCTCCTAGCTTAAAGCCAGGATAGGTTTTCTAAGTATCAGGTAAGTAGAGAGGAATTTTGAGGTGAACTCACACCCCTCAACAGGAAAGTACCGGGAGTTCCACAGACTGTACGGGGAGAAGCGCTTTGGTGACGCTGCTTCTCTTCTGCTGTCCCTCATGACCTCTCAGATTGCACCTCGTTCTTTCTGGATGACTCTGCTCACAGATGCCCTTCCTCTTTTGGAACAGAAGCAGGTAAGACTTCATGGCATCCAAGCTGTCTATTCTGAGCCTTTGGTGGTCTTCCTCAGCTGGGTTCTGTAGCTATACAGCAGCTCATCTATAGTATGAGCCTCCTAAGtagtactgtgtgtatgtgtgtacaaggcTCAAGCGCCAATCCAGTATTTAAGAACAGATGGAAGATGCCATCTAACAAGTGTTGAGCCTCATTAGAGGGATGGATGTAAGATTAGGAGCACATTAAGCAGCCCAGGACTCTGCATGCAGATATTTCTTTCCAAAGACTTTGGACCCATGCCTAGACTTACACAGGCTGTGCCTATGGACAGCTAGTGAAGCGGCCTCTTTCCCCTAGGTGATTTTTTCAGCAGAGCAGACATATGAGCTGATGCGATGCCTGGAAGACTTGGCCTCAGGGAGGCCAGAGTGTGGTGAACCTGACGCCCAGCGACTACAGGTCATTTAAATTCCTGGGGAGATGATTCTGTATTGAAGTGGGAAAAGAtttctgtcttaggatttcctTATTATCCTGCAATCCTGAATCATTAGTCTATGAATTCATGTGCCTTTTAACTATTAACCCGTTCTCTAACACCAACTCTTAGGAGCCACTGCAGAGCCACACTTAGTGTGttatagtgctcttaacctgtaaCCCTAGGCTCAGCTTGCTCTGTGCTCTCCTGGAACGCTGCCCCTCACACTGCTTTTCTGCTCTTTAGGATGACGACATAGAGACCACCAAGGTGGAGATGCTGAGACTGGCTCTTGCCCGGAATCTCGCTCGGGCAATTATAAGGGAAGGCTCACTGGAGGGCAGCTGAGGAAAGTTGCAATAGAGTAACTTTGTATGGCAAtgtaaatagattttaaagaataaattgttTTGCAAATATAAGACCATCTATTAATCCGACCAAGGAGGTTTTTAAATTGTCTATCCTGAACCTGACATGGCAAAACGAGCaatatttgttttgagatgaatGTTTCCACTCCTGGCTTAAGAGCTCAGTGATAGAGACTGCCCTATTCCATCTCACCAGAGAAGCCAGGGACCCACAGGACTGGTGCAAGGGGAGTTGGCAATTTTTGTTTCTGGAGGCCTTACCTCACTCAGCTGGAACACATTCCATCTAATTCCTTTGGTTATCTTCTTTCAATAAAAGGCTTCAGAAACTTACTTGGAATTCATACATGATGCCCTGCCACTGTGCTCTGTATTGAAAGATGCCAAGCAGGGTGAAATGGTTTTATTTCACATGCAGCAAAACAAGGGCAGGCAGGAGATGGTACATCAAGTACAGCTGTTGACTGAAGCAGTGGGCAAtactcataatttaaatatttaaaactgtattGACATAGTAATCCCATAGATGTTCCAGCACCGAAGTATTCAGTCTCTGGAAAACTCTTGGATTTATTCCATCATCAGTAAAAATGTAAAACCTGCCAGCTAAGGACAGGAGCTGGGAGGTGGGCCAGATGACCTCTATACAGAGCAAGGATGCTCCAAAGATGTAGCGGGAACAGGGCATACAGACAACTAAGCCCAATAGACTGCTGTAAGTTTGTGGCCTGGAGCAGCTGGGTCATGCTAGCTGAGGCACAGCACTGTAGAAGCAATAGGGTCTGGAAACTCAGTTCAAGCACAGACCTCTCATCTCCAGACCCAACATGTCGCTGACAGTGACCCTCTTCAGCTGGGGAAAGTGGGTGTGGGGTGCAGCACAAAAGGACATGAAAGTCTAGTGCAATGTGTGTGACCCTGAGACTTCCTGGGTCCAGCCATAGGTGCCACACCACATTCTGTGTGGCAGGGAGAGGGAGTGACCAAAGCAGGATGCAGAGTGGCAAGAGGTATCTTCCCCTGAAAGGCTTGTGGGGAGCACAGCAGTTTATTTCATGCCAAGCAAGAGGTAGTGAGTAGGATGGCCTGGTCCCACTGCAGGAGGTGTGCCTTTCCCAGAAAGCCACAGTACCTGCTTCTGAAGGGAAACACTGGCACTcccattttccttcctgtctctagTCGAGGCTGTCAGGCCAAGTCCCTGCCCTTCTAAGATGTCCATAGGACACAACCCGCCACTGTAGGCACAAGCACATCACTCCCTCATAGCTGCTGCTTGCAGAAAGTGAAGACTACAGTACTCCACACTGCTCACTCTGGGCCACTGCTGCCCACTTCAGTTCATGGAGCAGCAGTGCCTACCAAGCAAAGAACTGTGGAACACCAAGGGGAGGTATAGTCTCCTAAGCCATGCCTCTTCAGGTGTAAAGACATAGTTCTTGAAGCAGTTGGAGAGGCACTGTTCAGAGCACTCTCCCTGGTATCAAGGAATGCCAGTAAAAAAAGGGAAATCCTACTCCAGGCCCAGAGTCTACCATCCCAGAGTGGCCTATGAAGCCACAGGGGACTCCTCACCCACACAGTACAGCTACTTCAAGTCACACAGGTAGATAAAACAGGTCCTTTTAGGGGCCCAGAAGAGATGACCAAAGCAGCAGCTTAGTTCCTGACAAGTGTCCAGGGCCCTGATCCACACCAAGCTCTAAACACTGTCCAGGTGTACAGTGGCTGGACGAGACAGAGCCTGTCTCAGGGCTGCCTGCCTTCCAAGTAGAGACGGCAACATTTGCTGGGGTCATAGGTTCCCCCACTTCTCCACAGGAGGAAACTGGTCCACTTCACCCAGTTCTGTGCTCAGCTGCTCCCCCAGAGCAAAGGTCAGTTTATACCGAAGCCGCACCTTTTCCTGTAATTAGAGGGCTGCAGATGAGTCTCAGTCCAGGAGTTCCCTCTGCAAGACACTCTCCCGCCACACTCATGACTGCTGGAGGGATGCATCTTGCATCACCATGTCCACCCATGCTCAGTCCCGTAACCTGGGTTAAGAGAGGGGTTACTACTACAGGTCATGTCAGGACTACCTgacagagagagagcctcagaGGGTACTCTCTGTGTTCTGATCTGGGGCAATGGCACCCCAGGTGGGTATCGTGGATTCTCTCATGCTTACCTTCATTGGATTGGCCAGCAGCATGACCTGGGTGATGGCTGCAGGTGGCTGGATAGGACTAAATGGAGAAAGTTCTGTCCCAGAGGGTGGCTGCAACTTCACTTTCATTGACTGAAGACAAAAAAGAAGCTCCTTTGAAGAGAATGGCCCAGGGGTCTCAGAGACAGCAAGTGTCTGTCACCTGCCGGCTACGGAAAGGCAGTCAACACCGTAGGTTCAAGAGAAGGGAGCCGAAGATACCTTGGGCACTGCAGCCTGCAGCACTATGCTCTTGACTGGCAAGGGAGCTGTATTCAGCATggaaaccaccaccaccagcacatCAGGCCGTCCTGGCGGACACTCCTTAGCAAAGTGGAAAAGGATGCGGAAGCCATTTTTATCATAGGCTGTCACGGGGAGGGCACTGCCTGCAAGAAGGTGTTACATGAGTGAGTGCGGTAGGGGAGCACGGCAAGGGCCCGCGGAGCCCCAGGGTACTACTAAAGCCAACAGGCTGGAGGAAAGCCAGTAGGGCTGAACAGTGTGATCCTGTGGAGTACTGGAGAGGACCAAGGTCACACACAGCTGTGGTAAGGAGCCAATAGATGCATGGCACAGTGGTTAGGGGCACCTGccattcttgcagaggatctaggttccCAGAAAGCACGTTGGTCGGCTCACAAgccagtaactccagtttcagagggccTGGaaccctctgacctctgtgggcacatgtcaagcacatgcacacaccaagacacacaaacattcataagTAATGACAGCAGGCAAGCGGACCCTAACAGTAAGGGACTTCTGCATAGATAGAATCCACTGATCACACACCCTACAAACACTACAGCTGAGGCTGACCGCCAGCACTTACTAGGCTTGATCGATTCTAGGGGCACGTGGACACTGGCCAGGGAGAGCTCTGGGCCCTTCTGAGGGCTGCCTTGGGACTGGAAGGCCGATGACTGGAAGAGAGGGCTTCCGGGCCCAGTggagaagggcaggagaggcctggctggggcagaggcaggaagcagcgGGGAGGCAGTGGGCCCAGGAGAGAAGCAAGAAACAGGTTTCACCAAGCCTGAGGTCCTGGGAGCAAGGAAGGCAAGTCAGACAGAAGGTCAGAACTGCCAGGCAACCGTCAATCAAGGCCAGTCCCTAGCTACCAGGCCACTAGCTAGGCCAGTGGCTAACCCAGGCCACTAGCTTCCAGACTGACTCATAGGACCAAAAGGGATCCACATACTCCATCCTCTGAAGCCTCCCTTTGGTCCTGTATGACATCCCATCCTCAGCCATCCTCTTCTCCTAACCCTTACACTTTGGCCTCTTCCAGAAGCTGATCAAGGGCATCTAGGCGGTGCGAGGTGCTGGAGCTGGGATATTCTGGGCCTTCCGGCTCAGCCTTTGGAACCAAGGCTGGGGCAGGCCCAGAAGAGAACATGAAGGAACCGGTGCTGTGGGTTGGTGCACTGGCTGGGACCACAGGAGCTGGGAAGGCAGCAGGCAGTGGAGCTTGAGACACACTTGAGGTAGAAactgggggagggagcagggatcCATTTGAGGGGCAGGAGGCTGCAGGCACTAGCCTGGGACTGAAGAAGTCCAGATCTGATGATGGTTCATTCTGCACAACAGAAATATCAGGTGAGCAAAGACCTAGAAGGGGCTGCAGAAAGAGAACAGTTCATCACCCACCAGGCCCTTCTGAGGTGCCCATCATGACCCACAGAACTAACTGTTGGGGAAGAACCCCTGGAGGCAGCATGCCCCAGTTCCAGCAGACCATACTCTAGATCATACAATAAGCTCTGGTCCTAGGAAAGTACAGCCAGACAGAGCCTAAGAAGGAACGGGTGCATTTTGGTCCTT
This window contains:
- the Nup85 gene encoding nuclear pore complex protein Nup85 codes for the protein MEELDCEPAVTWIPGVNSKKQMCFDWGPGEMLLCETSFNRTDKSEKVPSCPFIYIIRKDVDVYSQILRKLFNESHGIFVGLQKIEEELSGKSRKAQLVRVSKNYRSVIRACMEEMHQVAIAAKDPASGRQFSSQVSILSAMELIWNLCEILFIEVAPAGPLLLHLLDWVRLHVCEVDTLSADVLGSDNPSKHESFWNLVTVLVLQGRLDEARQMLSKEADANPSSAGMCRVLGDLMRTMPILSPGNTQTLTELELKWQHWREECERHLQDNTFAANPRLESLCKILLGDEAALLEQKDLLSNWYHFLVTRLLYSNPTVKPIDLHFYAQSSLDMFLGGESSPEPLDNILMAAFEFDIHQVIKECSIALSNWWFVAHLTDLLDHCRLLQSHNLYFGSNMREFLLLEYASGLFAHHSLWQLGVDYFDYCPELGRVSLELHIERIPLNTEQKALKVLRICEQRQMTEQVGSICKILAMKAVRNNRLGSALSWSIRAKDAAFATLVSDRFLRDYCERGCFSDLDLIDNLGPAMMLSDRLTFLGKYREFHRLYGEKRFGDAASLLLSLMTSQIAPRSFWMTLLTDALPLLEQKQVIFSAEQTYELMRCLEDLASGRPECGEPDAQRLQDDDIETTKVEMLRLALARNLARAIIREGSLEGS